A genomic stretch from Terriglobus sp. RCC_193 includes:
- a CDS encoding ParB/RepB/Spo0J family partition protein, translating to MQDSSPFQYIAIDQLFESKTNPRQTFDQAKLDELANSIRHHGLIQPVVVRPKDNGFEIVAGARRFRASQLAEEFSIPAHIKELNDAEAIEWQLVENSQRVDVHPYEEAQGFQRLLDVPGYDVAALVEKSGKSTSHIYARLSLTTHPDRGRGVRAGAHYGQPCQPHRPPTATAPSRCV from the coding sequence ATGCAAGACAGCAGCCCATTTCAATACATCGCTATCGACCAGCTTTTTGAGTCCAAGACCAACCCCCGTCAGACCTTCGACCAAGCCAAGCTAGACGAGCTTGCGAACTCCATCCGGCATCATGGCCTGATTCAGCCTGTCGTTGTGAGGCCAAAGGATAACGGTTTCGAGATCGTCGCCGGAGCGCGTCGGTTCCGCGCCTCGCAACTGGCAGAGGAGTTTTCCATTCCTGCGCACATCAAGGAACTGAACGATGCCGAGGCCATCGAATGGCAGCTTGTTGAGAACTCGCAGCGTGTGGACGTTCATCCATATGAGGAGGCGCAGGGTTTCCAACGCTTACTCGACGTTCCCGGCTACGACGTGGCGGCATTGGTCGAGAAGTCAGGCAAGAGCACCAGCCACATCTACGCTCGACTCAGCCTTACAACTCATCCCGACCGTGGCCGAGGCGTTCGTGCAGGAGCGCATTACGGCCAGCCATGCCAACCTCATCGCCCGCCTACCGCAACAGCACCAAGCCGATGCGTTTGA
- a CDS encoding chromosome partitioning protein ParB — MQERITASHANLIARLPQQHQADAFENCWRKDWQDKEAHLLPAKHLSAWIQANLYLNLAEAPFDREDTALKPEAGACTNCPRRSGYNTSLFDDVQGDQCLDSACYQAKIEAHIDRELAARPELVQIQTAWRPATEERPGVLNRNQYRELAEPDNPDAEPPCPSAKAAIIVFGKHVGRTVTVCLEPKCSVHTNHAQHEAEEAVEPPPVMPEPADEETEEQAAQREAEHEQRLAEYQAEQQRKDDERKAEFERQQKEYEAEQTRREKQRKARVSTFERVIEQAPASFNPEQMRVFLRLLVNINAYDFLEEPAAYFSTDENEQRSDDEVVLAGLSNTADEKLTGFALRLVLADHIGIPQDNQPDLLAEAENVFAPKKPKVVKPKDDRKAKHTAAKATTKKTATIKKAA, encoded by the coding sequence GTGCAGGAGCGCATTACGGCCAGCCATGCCAACCTCATCGCCCGCCTACCGCAACAGCACCAAGCCGATGCGTTTGAGAATTGCTGGCGGAAGGATTGGCAGGACAAGGAAGCGCACCTGCTTCCGGCTAAGCACCTAAGCGCGTGGATTCAGGCCAATCTCTACCTGAATCTTGCCGAAGCGCCGTTCGATCGGGAGGACACCGCCCTCAAACCCGAGGCGGGAGCTTGCACCAACTGTCCGCGTCGCAGCGGCTACAACACGAGCTTGTTTGACGACGTGCAAGGCGACCAATGCCTAGACTCGGCTTGCTACCAAGCCAAGATCGAAGCGCACATTGACCGCGAACTTGCCGCGCGGCCAGAGCTCGTACAAATCCAAACAGCGTGGCGCCCCGCCACCGAAGAGCGTCCCGGCGTTCTCAACAGGAACCAGTACCGTGAACTTGCGGAGCCGGACAATCCCGATGCCGAGCCGCCTTGCCCAAGTGCGAAGGCTGCAATCATCGTCTTCGGTAAGCACGTTGGCCGAACTGTCACGGTCTGCTTGGAACCAAAGTGTTCCGTCCATACCAACCACGCCCAACATGAGGCAGAGGAGGCAGTCGAACCGCCGCCCGTAATGCCCGAACCCGCAGACGAAGAGACAGAGGAGCAAGCCGCACAACGTGAGGCCGAGCACGAGCAGCGGTTGGCCGAGTACCAGGCCGAACAGCAGCGGAAAGACGATGAACGCAAGGCCGAGTTTGAGCGGCAGCAGAAAGAGTACGAGGCAGAGCAAACCCGACGCGAGAAACAGCGCAAGGCGCGTGTCTCCACCTTCGAGCGCGTCATCGAACAGGCTCCGGCGTCCTTCAATCCAGAACAGATGCGTGTCTTCCTTCGCTTGCTCGTCAACATCAACGCCTACGACTTCCTTGAGGAACCAGCCGCATACTTCAGCACCGACGAGAACGAACAGCGTTCCGATGATGAGGTTGTGTTGGCCGGTCTCAGCAACACCGCAGATGAAAAGCTAACCGGCTTCGCCCTGCGCCTCGTCCTCGCTGATCACATCGGCATCCCGCAAGACAATCAACCCGACTTGCTGGCCGAAGCAGAAAACGTCTTCGCCCCGAAGAAACCCAAAGTCGTGAAGCCGAAGGATGACAGGAAAGCCAAACACACAGCCGCAAAAGCTACGACGAAGAAAACGGCAACGATCAAAAAAGCCGCTTAG
- a CDS encoding 3'-5' exoribonuclease domain-containing protein codes for MKKEHFISVDIEAAGPIPGEFSMLSLGACSLQDVESGLLLEFKPINQNADPDAMKVTGNTLDDLARRGLDPHEAMNAFRNWIEETIEQDETPIFVGFNAPFDWSFVNYYFHRFSHDNPFGFAGLDIKSFYMGKFGSTWSETKSSKIASTLNISEAGDHNPLHDAQYQARLFSAMLQR; via the coding sequence ATGAAGAAAGAACATTTCATTTCGGTTGACATTGAAGCTGCTGGCCCGATCCCCGGCGAGTTCAGCATGCTGTCACTTGGTGCGTGCTCTCTTCAAGACGTCGAGAGCGGTTTGCTTCTTGAGTTCAAGCCCATAAACCAAAACGCTGATCCCGACGCCATGAAAGTTACAGGCAATACGTTGGATGATCTCGCTAGGCGTGGTCTTGATCCTCATGAAGCTATGAACGCATTTCGGAATTGGATTGAAGAGACTATCGAGCAGGATGAAACTCCTATATTCGTGGGGTTCAACGCGCCGTTCGATTGGTCATTCGTCAACTACTACTTCCATCGTTTTTCGCATGACAATCCCTTTGGCTTTGCAGGCCTCGATATCAAGTCCTTCTACATGGGTAAATTTGGGTCCACATGGTCTGAAACGAAATCTAGCAAAATCGCCTCAACGCTGAACATCTCGGAGGCGGGAGATCACAATCCGTTACACGATGCTCAATATCAAGCGAGGCTCTTTTCGGCGATGCTCCAACGCTGA
- a CDS encoding ArdC family protein, with amino-acid sequence MSSQATNVTAIDSKKPTTKQELIAANVKLLIEQLEAGHSEALTDYLTAMSRFHNYSFGNVLEIARQMPTATRVAGFWTWKNLGRSVKAGQKGIRILAPIVGVRRKKEPEAQKDITKQNERMLLGFRNAYVFDITQTDGVELPELHQVSGDPGENVERLASFVKNKGIQLVYNQNIAPALGMSYGGRIAILPGQSKAEEFSTLVHETAHELLHKAERRTATTKTVRETEAEAVAFVVGKAVGLVTGTASADYIHLYHGNASLLAESLEVIQQTASVILAALEPPAQEASEEADAEPELAGVAA; translated from the coding sequence ATGAGCAGCCAAGCCACCAACGTAACCGCCATCGACAGCAAGAAACCCACCACAAAGCAGGAGCTAATCGCCGCCAACGTGAAGCTCTTGATTGAGCAGTTGGAGGCCGGACATTCCGAAGCCCTTACCGACTACCTCACCGCCATGAGCCGTTTTCACAACTATTCCTTTGGGAACGTGCTGGAGATCGCGCGACAGATGCCCACCGCAACGCGTGTCGCCGGATTCTGGACGTGGAAAAACTTGGGGCGAAGTGTGAAAGCCGGACAGAAAGGCATCCGCATTCTTGCCCCCATCGTCGGCGTTCGCCGCAAGAAGGAACCGGAAGCACAAAAAGACATCACCAAGCAGAACGAACGAATGCTTCTCGGCTTTCGTAATGCCTACGTCTTCGACATCACGCAGACGGACGGCGTGGAACTCCCCGAACTCCATCAGGTGAGCGGTGACCCAGGCGAGAACGTAGAGCGGTTGGCTTCATTCGTGAAGAACAAGGGAATCCAGCTTGTCTATAACCAGAACATCGCGCCAGCCCTTGGGATGAGCTATGGCGGACGCATTGCCATCCTCCCCGGACAGTCCAAAGCGGAAGAGTTCTCAACCCTCGTTCATGAGACGGCGCACGAACTCCTCCACAAGGCAGAACGTCGCACCGCAACCACCAAGACCGTTCGAGAAACCGAAGCCGAAGCCGTCGCCTTTGTTGTCGGCAAAGCGGTTGGCTTAGTGACGGGTACGGCATCGGCGGACTACATCCACCTGTACCACGGCAACGCTTCGCTCTTGGCCGAGAGTTTGGAAGTCATTCAGCAAACCGCAAGTGTCATCCTTGCGGCCTTGGAGCCGCCCGCGCAAGAGGCTTCCGAGGAAGCAGACGCCGAACCAGAGCTTGCGGGGGTGGCGGCATGA